A segment of the Candidatus Cloacimonadota bacterium genome:
GTACAGGATTTAAAACATTTGTAACCTCAGCAAATGTTATATTTCCGATAACCATAATATCCACATCGCTACTTGAATTTTCGCTACTATTCACCATTGATCCGAATAAAAAGGCAACCTTAATACGATCTTCTAACTGCGTTAAAGCATCTTTCAGAACATCGCCGATAGCAATGGTTTTAATCACAATGTTCTTAAGTTCGGCAAAGATCGGACAATTTGGATTTGCTTGATAATAAACTTGTGATCCCTGAACGGTTTTTCGGATAATTCCTACATTGGATAGATTCTTTAATTCACGCTGCAATGCGCCTATGCTTGTTCCGGTTTCTCTTATTATCTGTCGGAAGTAGAAACATTCGCCAACGTGGCTGTAAAGCAATGCTAAAACAGCTCGTCTTGTTTTTCCAAAAAGTGTCGAAGCGAGTCTGTTTTTACTAATATCTGTTCTCAATTTTAGAACGATTGATCCCATAATGGTTACGGGTTTTATGAATTTCAATTGCTTCATTAGATGACAAACAAGTCTTAAATAATAAT
Coding sequences within it:
- a CDS encoding ArsR family transcriptional regulator — encoded protein: MGSIVLKLRTDISKNRLASTLFGKTRRAVLALLYSHVGECFYFRQIIRETGTSIGALQRELKNLSNVGIIRKTVQGSQVYYQANPNCPIFAELKNIVIKTIAIGDVLKDALTQLEDRIKVAFLFGSMVNSSENSSSDVDIMVIGNITFAEVTNVLNPVQEKVRREINPVVYPPAEFRQKATKNHHFLKNVIKNERLFLIGDEHELKNLAE